taacccctctgtgttctcagaggcgtgtccaccttcaattggtcaatatcaattgacctcttccttccaagaaaaattctttttctgtgtcaaaccacgacagacAGTAAAAGTTGGGTCACCACACATCAGTGCTGAGGGACTGtttcttccctgctgctccctcccaaCACACCAATGGCTCAGGAACAGTAGCACCAATGCCAGCAGAGTCTCTCTCTTTCCTGGATGAcaggaaagagagagacagcagcacccacatCCAACAAACCAGAGCCTGATACTGTGGGGCCAGAGTCACACCCCAGCAATGCCTGCGATTTCCATCTGCCACCAGAACTGCTTCGTAAGCTCCTACCTTCCCAGGATATGCTTGTCACTAACTTCCCTTCATCTTTCAAACCACATTGCCAGCTGTGGGGGCCACCATCCTGGAGGAGTCATTTTAAGTTCCTCTTTTTTCTGGGAGGGCCAGTGAGATTCATCAATTTTGAATCAATGGTGATTCCTGTGATTTTTTTGCCTATTGCTCTTTCGTATATTTGTAAATCTTTATTCTTTTCACTTATGTAAACTCATATTCATTTCTCCTTATGGTGGAAATGGACTGATTAAAACTATAAGGGGAGGTAATTAATTTGCGATTGTCCACTTTTTAAATTGTCTTAAACTGAGACAAACTTTTACCATGTTTGACTCACAGTCACTTTTATGAATGGCCATTACATTTTTCAAGCTATTGTTCTGGGATGAAATACAATTATATTCAACTATTTCCTGTAGTTTTCTGTGCTattataaaaacacaaaaaaacccaatattCTTGCAAGAAATTTACTTggctagaaaagaaaaatgagtgtTTTGCTCCACACTGAAAGAAATCCaatgtatcttttttttctagGAAATCTCCCCCAagagcagaattttaaaaagtttgttCAGGCAAAATGAGCAAGGGTGAGTGGAAGTCTAGACAATTGCTTACTTATTTCATAACATTCCAGTTGATACAGGTACTGGATGTACTGCTCAGGTTTGCTGCCAATTCTCTGGTTTTACAACTTGGATCTatttaaaagtgttttattttgcactTTGCTGCAtcaaatgaatattttaaatgaataatCAGAAGAATGAACATTAAGAACTCAACTGGGCaacctcccagctccagctgagctTGCTTCACACAGGAGGTTTGATTTGCTTCATACAGGCCTGGAGGCCTCTTCTACCCTGTATGATTCTGTGTTCAGACCTTCACTGAAGAAACACAGTAAAGTGAGATTAGAAACAATAAATAAGGGAGATAACTTGACAAGGTGCTGTCAATTGCACCATTATACAACTTTTTATCCTAATACCTTTTCTGTTACTAAATAAGAATACTTGCACCCATGTCATGAATGAGTGTTTTAAGATTGTTTAAAGAATCACTGGCAAAAGTATCAGTAAAAGCAGGTTTAATTTAATAGCTTCTATAGGCCCTCTCTACTACGTACTAGATGGTCAAGGCACACTGAGGATATAAAGGGGAAGGATAAAGAGGAATACAGCCCAAAGGCCCAACAGCACTTAATAACAGTACTTCAACGCAAAAGCATTTAACTTAACTTATAACTTAAATTAAACAATTTAAGCAGTTAAAAATCTAGAAGAGCAGCATTTCTCCCACATTTGGTACAGCACATGCACACTTGTATGCACACAGACAAAAAAGAGTGGGTGCTGTGCTGGTACTTGGGGTTattcctccccaggtgcagcaccctACACTTGCCTTCCTTGAACCTCATTTGGTTTCTCTCTGCCCAGCTGTCCAGCCTACAAAGGTTGCACTGAATttcagcacaactttcaggtaGATCAGCCACTACCCCCAGTTTTGTTTTATCACCAAACTTGCTGTGGGAGCATTCGGTCCCTTCATCCAGGTCATGGACAAACAGTCCGAGTAAGACTGTACCTAGTATGGATCCCTGGGGAATGCCACTGACTACAGGCCTCCACCTGTATTCTGCTCTGCTGGTCATGATTCTCCAAGCTCTGCCATTCAGCCAGTTCTTGATCCATCTCTCTGTCCATTCATTTAATCCATATTTCCTGAGTTTACCTACAAGAATGCTGTGGCCTGAGTTTACCTACAAGAATGCTGTGGGAGATAATGtcaaaagccttgctgaagCTGAGGTAGACAACATCCACTGCTCTCCCCTCACCTCTCTATCCTGCCATGACACCTCAAAAGAACTGTAGAAACTGTAATGCATTTGGTGCAAATACGTATTTAAGGATATTTGAATATTAATTCAGAAAGCATTGGTCTATATTTCTTTAGTCtatatattttggtttttccctAAAGTGAGTCATATATGTATTCTACCATAGTATGAATGGATATAGACAAAGTTCAATTGTGTTCTTACAGGAGGTCTTTAAAAGGATAATGAAAATTGtctggaaaataattaaaaaatgtatctttgtttcttttttggttgtttttttttttttttttaatgctttaatgATGCAGTGGAATTGAATGGCACTTTGCCATATGCAGAAGTTCATTTTAAGCCAGAAGAAGCAGTTTAGTGGTCTTGTAACTGAAATATGTAGACTTTCTGGAATCACAGATCTGACTTTTCCCAGGACTGACTGTTCCTCATTGTTTTAAAGCACTGAAGGTAAACTGAATACCTTGTGGTTTACTTAAGTTTTCTACTGTTAAGTCCCCATTTGGACAAGAATCCCAcacttatttttatataaaaatgtgaGCTTAGTTTGGGAAAGAAGACCTCAATTTTCTGCCTGTTGTTTTACAGTGCTATGATCTATTGTACTTCTAGTCTGTGTTTCAGAAGTGCTATGTTATATAATTTTTCACTGGGGAACTTTGCATTAAGGATTTGCAAATACTGAGCAAGGGAAAAATCAGCATTGTGCGTCCCTTCTAGTAGCAGAGAGATACAGGTAGACGAGAATGGTGGTCCTGCTACAACTGGCTACCTAGCTAGCCTTGTGCCCAATATACTTTTGGTCTGTCATATTGAAAACTCCCATCTCTTAACTCATCTAATAAAGCCTCAAATGTTCATGGTCTTTTGCATACTTTCACATCTTAAAAATCATAATATTTAATCACTCTTGCCTTTGCCTCTCCTGAGCCACATGCTAATAATTCTATTAATACTTCATTTTAATTGGCCTTTGTTATAGAAGCATTTTTAAGTACCCAATACAATATGAAAGGACTGCTATTGTGGTTTCTCCCCTAAGCTGTGACAACTTTAGATGTAGAGAAGTAGACACATTGTTAAATACAGAGTGTCTTTACTGGATAGATTTCTATTCAATAAAGAATATTGGATAGAATATCCAATTAAGGCAATGAAGGCAAACAAGAAGATACTGTGCATAagtctgattttattttctgagttttCAAGTTTGAAACTCCGATAAGACAATGCCCAAGTACATAGGATCTTAGAAGGAAAGAAGTATCCTTATGCAAAAATCATATGGGAACGCACTGTTCATTTTCTTGATATTTAGTTCTTTGTAGTAATAACATCTAAGAAAGCACAGGGTGAGTATCGCCTTCTAAATAGATGATTGTAAGCAACAGAAATACTGTGGAAGACacaataatttgaaattaaacaaTCTGAATCAATTTTTAGGCAAGAGATTGAAAGATGGTATCTTAGGGTGTAGTTTAATATGTATCTATCTGTACTATTTCCTCTCCTTAAGCCACAATGGGATCACTGGCAGCCATGAGCAAAGCAGCCACATGGACAaggaaaagacaggaaaagtAAATTCACAGAGTCACAAGTTGTTTAAACTGCATAAtctggggaggaggggaggaagtgGGAAGAGAGACAAGGACACACAGACCTTAAGGAACCCTGAGTTCATTTATCTGTTTTCCCTTATTTTAACCAGCTTTCTAGAGCAAACTTACTCCATAAGGAAAGTGATACTTTGTTTAGAATGATTTATGTGATGTAAGATGATCTGATGTAATCTGGAGCATAACCAATATCTTCTCTCAAGAGGCTATGCAATGTTCTCTGCCATTTCTCTGCAGGGATTTAAAACCAAGTGTCAGGCAGTGTGGTACCATGCAATTGCCTAAGAAAACTATCAGATATGGGCACTGTGTTGCTATTTGTATCTACCACTAACTTTCacaatacatataaaaatatgtataacAAACAAGTTTTCCTCTTCCCCATGTACATCTGTCCTAGAATTATACTTGCGCACTTCAAACTGCTTCATTTGGACAGCAGAACTGCCTCTGCgctataatttttttatcttgGCTCTcacctttcttttattttaggtTTTGTGCATTATTTCCAAGGTTGCAATAAATATGTTTGTGAAGGAGTTCTCTTAGACTTTGCATTTAGCTATCACTGTGACTAAGTCATAGTCTGTTTTGAAAACCACAGAGTAACACAAATTAATTCAATAATGGAATTTCCACCAATCTGGTATTAACCACATTACTCAAAAAATGTAACATGTAGCCTTACCACAGGAATCCATGTGATAAACTTCTAGGATTTTGCcttaaaatagaaagaaatagaTGATAATTCAAACCTGTCCATTTCAGATCTTGAGGTTATGTCAAAAGCTGCCATCTTCCTGTCAGTTTAAATCAGCTTTATCTTCTTGAAGAGCTGCTTGTTCCATCAAATTGAGAATGAGTCTATGGCACATCTGGAACAAGAAACAATCCTTAACTCTTGACTCATCAGCAGGATTTACACCTACCCTAAGAAATATAGCTCAGATATATTGTAGGCTACTTGGACTCCTGGCAGAAGTCAAAGAATACTTGGGGACCAGTGAAGTACATGAGAGAACATCACCAGATCCAATTACCAAACAGAGTGTTTTAACCACCGTAAAAGACATTcctatgatatttttttttagtgggtgtatttatagaatcatagaattgtttaggttaGAAGAGACCGTTAAGATCAGCAAGTCcaaccactaaaccatgtcttCAAGTACCACATCCATATACCTTTTCAGGGCTTTCATAGATGGTGATTCCACTGCTTCCCAGTCTAGGTTATTCCAATGTCTGActaccctttcagtgaagaaatttttcctaaaatccaaTCTAAAAGTGTCCTGGTGCAAGTGGAAACCATTTCCTCTTATCCTAGTACTTGTTACCcaggagaagagaccaaccctcACTTGTCTACGATCTCCTTTCAGATAGTTGTAGAAAGACAGGCCTCCCTCGAGCCTCCCTTTCTCCCAGATAAACACCCCCAGCTTCTTCAGCTTTTCCTAATAGAGCTTGTGCTCCAGATCCTTCAACaactccattgcccttctctggactcactccagaaTGTGGACATGTTCCTGAGTCAACGTCTGTCTTGCAGTGAggaactggacacaggactcaaggtgtggcctcaccttTGCCTGGTACAGGGGGACAATCTCTGCCCTGATACTGGTGGCTACACAACCAATCAATGGCCTTTTTGGCCACCTGCACACACACCGGCTCATGTTCAGTTGCTGATGACCAGTACCCCTGGGCCTTTTTCTCTGCACAGCTCTCCAACCACTCTTGTCCAACTCCTGCATGAGGTTGTTGTGGCCCAAGGACCCAGCACCTCACCTTGTTGAATCTCACCCTGTCTCTCTAGCCTTGGCCTATCAATCCATCCTgtgcagatccctctgcagagccttcctaccctccagcaaATCAGCTCTCCCATCTAATTTAATGTCATCTCTGAACTAACTGAGGGAGCAACTCAAACCTGTTGTTTAGCTGGACTGCCCCTGTACTGAGTCAAGTGGAACACCACTGCTGACAAGCCTCCAGCTGGATGTAACTCCATTCACCTTCACTCTCTGGGTCTGGCCGTCCAGACAGTTTTTAACCCAGGGCAGAGTTCCCCTGTCCAAGCCATGAACAGTCAAtttctccaggagaatgctgtggGGAATAGTATCAAAGGCTTTACCAAAGTCTAGGTAGACATCcacagccttttcctcatccatTAGGCAGGGTCATCCTGTCACAAAGATCCTTAAGTAAGtcaagcaggacctgcctttcctAAACCCAAACAAGCTGTGCCTGATTCCATACACGCCAAGTGAAGGCATGTGCTTCATGACCCTCTCTAGCACCGAGGCCAGACTGACAGGCCTATAGTTCCCTGAATCTTCCTTCCAACCTTTCCTGTAGATTGGCATAATATCTGCCAACCTTCTGTCATCTGGAACCTCATTATCCCGGACTGCTGGTATATGATGGAAGGTGGCTTAGTGAGCTTTGCTGACAGCTCCCTCAGTACCTTTCAGTGGATCCCATCCAGTCCCATGGACTTGGGTGTGTCTAAGCGGTGTATCAGGTCAATGGTCATGGCTTCATTctgatccccatccctgtcttCCAGTTCACGAAGCTGGGGACACAATGAACAACCTGTCTTGCTATTAAAGACAGAGGCAAAGATGGCACTAAGTGCCTTTGCCTTTTCCTCATTGTAAGACACGGTCCaaatttcccctcatttttgcCTCACAATTGTTGCAATAGCAGAAACTAAGATCCTGAAGATCCCAATTAGAGTTCTGGCCTGGTTCCACCTGGAGGTGGATGCTTGCCAAGTGATTTTTTGCAGGTGTGTTTGGTGTGTCACCACACTACACTGCTTCGGGCAGGGCCTGGTAAGGAGAGGCTTGCTCTGTATGCTTACACCTGCTTCACAATAGACAAACCCATGAATTTTCCCACCTCTTGGCCATGTGAACTTTCTGGGGTAACTTTGGGATCTGCCACGGAAGATTCCTCATCTACCTCACAACCACTGTGACGGACAGAGACTGAAGCTCCCTCCCagggactgagactgagacccctaTCACGGGGGTGGGGCTGGCCTGGCTGAAGCAGGATGTTTGCCAAGTGTTGCCTGCAGGTGTGTTTGGTGGACCAAGAAAACAATGGATCTCGCTCACTCCTGAAATTTACTTGCCCTGCTTCATAACATGGACTGTCTGTACCCACTTTTCAATCGACTCATTTGTCCATTACCTGCTCCCCAAACTTGGCAGAGGACTATGAAAGACCCTAACTTAACCAAGATTTCAGTTAACCCCCATGGACGACAACAAATCCATGTGGCTGGCCCATTGAAGACCTCGTTTCAATGGTGGTAGCTATAATTCCCCttcccctcttttctctctattctttatttcctttttctgtcccTTCTATTGCATTTGCTGTTGGTACCTAAATAAAGGTgtatttgttgtgattaaactgatggtcccctgctgtttgcctttttgcacttttgggattGATTAACAAACCATCACAACACCCTGCATGAGCAGATCATGACACTCATCCTTTGTCATAATGCATCTCCCCACGTCTATAAGGTAAGGAGGTCCGTGATCACctaatcacagaatatgctgagtcaGATGGGACTTTTAGTTCTGCACAGGATATAAAAAGAGCTATACCATGTGCTTGAGAACACTGTCCAAACATTTCTCTATGTATTTATGAAAACATTTGGCATATTCATAAAAccatttatgttttcttttgctgcagTAGCCAGATTAATTTCTGGGATTCGTCTCCCTGCATTACCTCACAACATCCTTGTAGTCCTCCTGAGTTGCCTTCTGTTTCCTCCAATGGTGATATAACCTCTTTTTTACACAGAATTCCAGACAAAGCTCTCTGTTCAGCTAGGATGGCCTTCTTCCACATCAGCTTGTCTTTTGGCACATGAGGACAGCCTGCACCCtgaagattttcttcttgaaaaatCTGGACTCCTTTGTCATTCAGGACTGCCTCCTAAGGGATTTTGACAACCAGGCCCCTTGACAGACCTTTCTAAGTCCAAGATGGCAGATATGCTGacccctttcctttttttctttgagaattGAAAGCTCTATCAGACCATCACATCACATTCTAGTTCTTTTCTGTTCACAAAGAACAAGTCCGACAGGTGCCTCCCCTTGGCTGACTTGCTGTGTCAGAAAATGGTCTTACAAATACTCCAGGAACTTCCTGGACTGTTTTCCCTCTCTGCTGTATTGTATTGACAGTAGGCATCTGGAATGCTGAAGTTGCTCTAGAGAGGAAGAGCATGCAATTGTGAGACTGATTATAGAATATTTGATCTGCTCCTCCCTTCTGGATTCCTACCAGGATATCTACCTTGTCCTTCCCTCTGATTCATGCCCAGAAACACTCAACCCTATTGTCACAATCATTGAGCTAGAGGCAACCAAAACTCTTCCTAACCTACATGGCTTCCTCCCCACCTCTCCTTCCTCACCCATTCCTTCTGAAAAGTTTACAGCTGTCTAACACAGCACTCCAGTTGTGCAAATTGTCCTACCATGTTTCACTGATGGTGACTGTGTCACAGCATTCCCACTGCACAATggcttccagctcctccagcttgCTGCCCATGCTGCCTGCATGATACAAGCTTAAAGTGTTATTAGCTGAGAGGAACAAAAAATCTTTTCAAGGTAGCAAGTCAGAAGGAGATTTTGGTGTTAAGACATTCTTGGGATCTGTTTCAAGTTTCTTATATTGGAAGACATCTTTGTCTTGGAGTAGATGGTCTTTGTCACAGAGAATGGCCTGTGGTGAGAGAGAAAAGTGGTGCCACATTCAAAGTTGGGAGAGTCTCCTCAAAAACAACAAGCACTAGGCCCAAGGAATGATTTCCCCACTCACAGCAAGCTCCTGGAAATCACCTGCAACCATCTGCAGCCTTCTTGCCTTCAAGATCAGAGGGACCCTCACTTCCCAAAAAAGGGTGTGGATGCCTATAATGAATGAGAATACCTACGTCATAAGACTGGGTGTAGGTTATTGTATTTAAAATCTGTCATCCCTTACATGAAGAGAAAACTTCTGGAACTAAAAAGACTTTTCTGTCCAGATGGAAAAAATCCACTCTGTTTAGCCGTATAGTTAATGACTGGTGGATGTTTGATGTGCCACATGctgtaaaaaaattaagctGACTGTACATGTTAGTTTTAGTTTTTCAACCTGGGCAGCAAGAAAGAATTGCTGAGAGAGTTGTTTCCACTCTACTTTGCTTAATATGCAAACAAACATGGAAAGTAGTGACCTGGTTTCAAAGAACAGTGTTATCTCAAATGCCACCTGCCTCACCTATACAAGGAATGAATGCATCAGGATGAGAAGGCTCTTGGACAAgctgaaacaaaagaaagagcAATGTCACACATCTGAGTAAATGAACAAGCAGAGAAATCTGCAAAAAACCCTCATTACAAGTAATGCAGTTCAGCTTCTGAGGGTACGAAAATGATCTTCCCATAACAGTTCAGACACCTTCAATTTTAGAAAGTCAAGATTTAGAAAGGATTGACTAAGTGCCTCAGCAAAGCTCACAAGGATGAGGAAGAATGAAATACACACTTTTACCTGATTGGGAATGGTAACGTTTACTAGGTAGGCAACAATAACAAAGCACAAGCACCTCTGCCAAGTGGTGATTTACTttaataaaacatgaaataaaaagagCAATGTTCAGGCATAAAAACTAACAGAACATTATCAGTCAGGGACAAAAAATGGTAGCTCACTGATCACATCCCCAGCTTCAGTTTCAATCGTATCATAAACCCATTTTCTATTGCAGCGACATTCTGGCCCACATTTGTTTGAGTTGCATTTGGAGCAAGGATAGAAGCAACCCAGGCAGTCGATTTCCAGGCAATCACATAAATCTATGTCATTACACAGCAGCCTGCCATGCTTGTCATACTTCTTTGTAGATCTgtgaaagagaacaaaaattgTTCTCAGACAGTGCTTCAACACATTCAGACACTAAGCCAAACACACATGGAAAATATCTGTACAAGTATTTAGTCTTTAATAAACCCACAGCAAAATGAAATACCAGCATTATATCCTAATTGCAAGAGCCATTAGTTCTAAAAATGAGTGCATGCCATACTATATCTAAATTCCCTTAAAGTCACACAGAAAAAATCTTGTTTTCCCAATATGACTTTCAAGAAATCACTCTGCAAAAAACAATGCTTTTATGAATTTAATTCAGATTCAGTGAACAGCGTACCaggcattttttaaagtaaatcaGGTAATAAGTTAGAGATCTTACTTGGACTCAtaaaaaaatttttgtttcatctGTGACATGcatgctttctttttctgctctctAGTTTCAGGATTGAAGTCAGCTACCTGAGGTCCTGGATTTTGAAAGGCTAAGCATTTTAATTGTTTCTCGAGTTTTTGCTATAAATAAACAACAGAAAGTTTTTAATTAGTAAAATTATGTATGGatggaaaatgtatttatttgctGCCAGGTGTCCTCACCGGCTTTTTAGtgacattaaaattaatattcctGATAACTTATAAGATCATACTGATTGTTTAAAATGTTTGCTTGTCTAACTATTAATCAAATATTCCTTTTACCAACTGTGCATCCTGACTAGAGATGGAAAATCATGACTGAACACATGACTCTGGTACAGCAGCATGGAGTTTGCAAGTTTCCATATGAGATGCAGAattatgtgttttgtttttcatcttAATCTAAAATGTAAAAACAAGTACTATGTTTACAAGTATCTCAAATGGATTCACTCTTATTTTCACTGTTCCCTCAGATGCCTAGAAACTATCTATGCCAAA
Above is a window of Lonchura striata isolate bLonStr1 chromosome Z, bLonStr1.mat, whole genome shotgun sequence DNA encoding:
- the ARL14EPL gene encoding ARL14 effector protein-like gives rise to the protein MSDLVEENCKKSYSSQETSAEKNVSSAEYCSTRHKKLQKLEKQLKCLAFQNPGPQVADFNPETREQKKKACMSQMKQKFFYESKSTKKYDKHGRLLCNDIDLCDCLEIDCLGCFYPCSKCNSNKCGPECRCNRKWVYDTIETEAGDVISELPFFVPD